A single genomic interval of Agromyces cerinus harbors:
- a CDS encoding tyrosine-type recombinase/integrase produces the protein MSKRANGEGSVYQRKDGRWVGSTYVLRPDGARQRKEVYGRTRSEVNTKLRELISNTERGVPMAGTPWTVSTYSEHWLTNGVSSLRPATQSNYAWVIRKYILPTVGDVRLERLTPAHVRKLHGAVQSTGVSVRTTQLTHAVLRSMLAEAVREELIVRNVGTLVRQPQLERSERQVWSPEETARFGSAAKPHRLHVLFELAYSVGLRRGELLGLRWSDVDLDGNMIHVRQTMQRLGAGHGRVFGPPKTARSRRSIPIPAAAARSLRLHCIAQVAELTGANRANPLDLVFTTSLGTPIEPSNLRRDFEALIVSAGVPRIRFHDLRHTCASLLFAKGVPPRVVMDLLGHSTLSITTDLYAHVMPTALAEAASAMDDLLTEAADTLTSTSEGAQDVQP, from the coding sequence ATGAGCAAGCGCGCCAACGGCGAAGGCAGCGTCTATCAACGCAAGGATGGCCGATGGGTTGGCTCGACATACGTCCTGCGACCAGATGGTGCTCGGCAGCGCAAGGAGGTCTATGGGCGCACGCGATCGGAGGTCAACACCAAGCTCCGCGAGCTGATCTCGAATACGGAACGCGGAGTACCGATGGCTGGGACTCCATGGACGGTGAGCACGTACTCCGAGCACTGGCTTACAAACGGAGTCAGCTCGCTGCGACCCGCTACACAGTCGAACTATGCCTGGGTGATCCGCAAGTACATCCTCCCGACGGTCGGCGACGTCCGCCTCGAACGCCTGACGCCTGCGCACGTGCGGAAACTTCATGGCGCCGTGCAATCGACAGGTGTATCCGTGAGGACCACACAACTCACGCATGCAGTGCTGCGGTCGATGCTGGCCGAGGCGGTTCGTGAGGAGCTGATCGTACGAAACGTCGGCACGCTTGTACGACAGCCTCAGCTCGAGAGGTCTGAGCGTCAGGTGTGGTCGCCTGAGGAGACCGCTCGATTCGGCTCAGCAGCGAAGCCGCACCGGCTCCATGTGCTGTTCGAACTCGCGTATTCAGTCGGCCTCCGCCGAGGCGAGCTCCTTGGGCTGCGCTGGTCGGATGTCGACCTGGATGGGAACATGATCCATGTCCGGCAGACGATGCAGAGACTCGGCGCGGGTCATGGTCGCGTCTTCGGGCCGCCCAAGACAGCTCGATCACGACGCAGCATTCCGATTCCTGCAGCGGCCGCGCGCTCGCTCCGACTGCACTGCATTGCCCAGGTAGCGGAACTAACCGGCGCGAACCGCGCGAACCCGCTCGACCTCGTCTTCACGACATCACTCGGTACGCCGATCGAGCCGAGCAACCTGCGGCGAGATTTCGAGGCCCTGATCGTGTCGGCCGGGGTACCGAGGATTCGGTTCCATGATCTCCGCCACACCTGCGCATCCCTGCTGTTCGCAAAGGGAGTCCCTCCTCGAGTGGTCATGGATCTGCTCGGCCACTCGACGCTGAGCATCACGACAGATCTCTACGCGCACGTGATGCCGACCGCTCTGGCCGAAGCGGCATCAGCGATGGACGACCTCCTGACGGAGGCCGCGGATACCCTCACCTCGACAAGCGAAGGAGCGCAAGATGTCCAGCCCTGA